CCGTCCAGCGGGGACAGGGGTTCGTCCAGCAGCCACAGCGCGCGCGGCGACCCGATCAGGCGGGCCAGCGCCAGCCGTCGTCGCTGGCCCGCCGACAGCTTGCGCACCTCCAGATCCAGCAGGGGCTTCAGCCGCAGGGTCTCGATGGCCTCGTCGATGCCGTCATGGCTGCGTCCCAGCCACTGCGACTGGAACATCAGTTCGTCGCGCGCCAGCCGGCCGCCCTTGAGCCCGTCCAGGTGGCCGAGCATGTGCACCTGATGCGCCCGGGCCTCGGAGGCTTCGACGGCGTTCGCGTCGGCGTCAGCGAAGGCGATCTCGCCCGCGTCCGGGCGGATGAAGCCCGCGATGGCGCGCAGCAGGCTGGTCTTGCCGGCCCCGTTGGCCCCGGTCAGGGCGAGCGCCTCGCCCGCCCCCAAGGCGAGATCCAGCCCCCTGAACAGGGTCCGCTCGCCGCGCGCGAGGGTCAGGCCGGCGATCGTCAGGGCCGAGATCATGTTGCGAGCCTCTTGCGATCCATTCTCAATGTCCCCACAGCCATCGTGGATACATGGACGAGTCCGTCCCCCGCGTTTATAGCCAGCGTCGCCGCAGCAGGCTGTCGCCGCGCGCGCCGGGGACCTGTGCGCCCCGTCGTTTGCCGCGAGACGGCGCGACCGGATCTTCGGGCGGCTTTGACCAGAGGAAAACTCCATGCCGTCAGTCGACAGCCTTTCCACCCGCCGGGACCTGACCGTCGGGCGCAAGAAATACGCCTATTACAGCCTTCCCGCCGCGCAGGAAGCCGGTCTTGGCGGGATCGACCGCCTGCCGCGCTCCATGAAGGTCCTGCTCGAGAACCTGCTGCGCAACGAAGACGGTGTCTCCGTCACCGAAGCGGACCTGAAGGCCGTCGCCGCCTGGATCGAGAACAAGGGCTCGGTCGAGCACGAGATCGCCTTCCGCCCCGCCCGCGTCCTGATGCAGGACTTCACCGGCGTGCCCGCCGTGGTCGACCTGGCCGCCATGCGCGACGCGATGGCCAAGCTCGGCGCCGACGCCGCCAAGATCAACCCACTGGTCCCCGTCGACCTGGTCATCGACCACTCGGTCATGGTCGACAACTTCGGCACCACGGCCGCCTTCGGCCAGAACGTCGAGCGCGAATACGAGCGCAACATCGAGCGCTACAAGTTCCTGCGCTGGGGCTCGTCGGCCTTCAACAACTTCCGCGTCGTGCCCCCCGGCACCGGCATCTGCCACCAGGTCAACCTCGAGAACCTGGCCCAGACCGTCTGGACCGCGCCCGAGGGCAAGGCGACCGTCGCCTATCCCGACACCGTGGTCGGCACCGACAGCCACACCACCATGATCAACGGCCTGGCCGTGCTGGGCTGGGGCGTCGGCGGCATCGAGGCCGAGGCGGCCATGCTGGGCCAGCCGATCCCGATGCTGATCCCCGAGGTCATCGGCTTCAAGCTGTCGGGCACCATGCCCGAGGGCACGACCGCGACCGACCTGGTTCTGACCGTCACCCAGATGCTGCGCAAGAAGGGCGTCGTCGGCAAGTTCGTCGAGTTCTTCGGCCCGGCCCTGCCCAACATGACGATCGAGGACCAGGCCACGATCGCCAACATGGCTCCGGAATACGGCGCCACCTGCGGCTTCTTCCCGGTGTCGGCCGCGACCATCGGCTATCTGACCGCCACGGGCCGCGACAAGGCGCGCGTCGCCCTGGTCGAGGCCTATGCGAAGGCCCAGGGCCTGTGGATCGACGAGACGTCGGAAGATCCCGTCTTCTCCGACGTGCTGGAACTGGACATCTCGACCGTCGTGCCGTCGCTGGCCGGACCCAAGCGCCCGCAGGACAAGGTCGAGCTGACCGTCGCCGCGCCGTCGTTCGAGACGGCGCTGGGTGAGGTCTTCAACCGCGCCACCGACGCCGCGCGGTTCCCGGTCGCGGGCCAGAGCTTCGACATCGGCGACGGCGACGTCGTCATCGCTGCCATCACCTCGTGCACCAACACCTCCAACCCCTCGGTTCTGATCGCCGCCGGCCTGGTGGCGCAGAAGGCCAACAAGCTGGGTCTGAAGACCAAGCCCTGGGTCAAGACCTCGCTGGCACCCGGCTCGCAGGTCGTCACCGACTATCTGACGGCCGCCGGCCTGCAGAAGGAGCTGGACGCGCTCGGCTTCAACCTGGTCGGCTACGGCTGCACCACCTGCATCGGCAACTCGGGTCCGCTGGACCCGGCGATCTCGCAGACGATCAACGACAACGCGATCGTCGCCACCTCGGTCCTGTCGGGCAACCGCAACTTCGAAGGTCGCGTGAACCCGGACGTCCAGGCCAACTATCTGGCCTCGCCGCCGCTGGTCGTGGCCTATGCCCTCGCCGGCTCGATGCGGATCGACATCACG
This DNA window, taken from Brevundimonas subvibrioides ATCC 15264, encodes the following:
- the ccmA gene encoding heme ABC exporter ATP-binding protein CcmA, with amino-acid sequence MISALTIAGLTLARGERTLFRGLDLALGAGEALALTGANGAGKTSLLRAIAGFIRPDAGEIAFADADANAVEASEARAHQVHMLGHLDGLKGGRLARDELMFQSQWLGRSHDGIDEAIETLRLKPLLDLEVRKLSAGQRRRLALARLIGSPRALWLLDEPLSPLDGGWREAVGAMMARHLAGGGLIVAAVHDPLPIAARGFDLGARS
- the acnA gene encoding aconitate hydratase AcnA; translation: MPSVDSLSTRRDLTVGRKKYAYYSLPAAQEAGLGGIDRLPRSMKVLLENLLRNEDGVSVTEADLKAVAAWIENKGSVEHEIAFRPARVLMQDFTGVPAVVDLAAMRDAMAKLGADAAKINPLVPVDLVIDHSVMVDNFGTTAAFGQNVEREYERNIERYKFLRWGSSAFNNFRVVPPGTGICHQVNLENLAQTVWTAPEGKATVAYPDTVVGTDSHTTMINGLAVLGWGVGGIEAEAAMLGQPIPMLIPEVIGFKLSGTMPEGTTATDLVLTVTQMLRKKGVVGKFVEFFGPALPNMTIEDQATIANMAPEYGATCGFFPVSAATIGYLTATGRDKARVALVEAYAKAQGLWIDETSEDPVFSDVLELDISTVVPSLAGPKRPQDKVELTVAAPSFETALGEVFNRATDAARFPVAGQSFDIGDGDVVIAAITSCTNTSNPSVLIAAGLVAQKANKLGLKTKPWVKTSLAPGSQVVTDYLTAAGLQKELDALGFNLVGYGCTTCIGNSGPLDPAISQTINDNAIVATSVLSGNRNFEGRVNPDVQANYLASPPLVVAYALAGSMRIDITTQPIGQDKKGNDVFLKDVWPTTAEIAAIQKKAVTSAMFAKRYADVFKGDAHWQGIAVEGGQTYEWDAASTYVANPPYFEGLSMEPTPVTDIVEGRVLAIFGDSITTDHISPAGSIKKTSPAGQYLTNRGVESEEFNSYGARRGHHEVMMRGTFANIRIRNRITPDIEGGVTKHFPSQDTMSIYDAAMRYQSEGRPLVVFAGKEYGTGSSRDWAAKGTRLLGVRAVIAESYERIHRSNLVGMGVVPLQFKADGWSKLGLTGEEIVTIRGLSDVNVGRLRPRQDLWVELFRPSDGKMARFPVRCRIDNQTELDYFKAGGVMPYVLRNLAG